One Lachnospiraceae bacterium C1.1 genomic region harbors:
- the tnpA gene encoding IS200/IS605 family transposase, with translation MDNLSLSHSRYNCTYHIVFIPKYRRKVMFGNLRKEVGEAIGKICKLEGVTIIKAATLPDHVHMYVSIPPKMAVSKVVGRIKGKSSLMLFDRHPEYRERYNRNFWARGYYCETIGNVNEATIIKYIAEQYERDRLEGETKRL, from the coding sequence ATGGACAATTTAAGTCTATCACATAGTAGATACAATTGCACCTACCATATCGTTTTTATTCCAAAATATCGTCGTAAGGTGATGTTTGGAAATTTGAGAAAAGAGGTTGGAGAAGCAATTGGAAAAATATGCAAGCTTGAGGGAGTGACAATAATAAAGGCTGCAACATTACCAGATCATGTACATATGTATGTTTCAATTCCACCTAAAATGGCTGTATCAAAAGTAGTTGGAAGGATAAAGGGCAAAAGCTCATTGATGCTATTCGATAGACATCCAGAATATCGCGAAAGATATAACAGAAATTTTTGGGCAAGAGGATATTACTGTGAAACAATCGGTAATGTTAATGAGGCAACAATAATAAAGTATATTGCTGAACAGTATGAAAGGGATCGACTGGAAGGAGAGACCAAAAGATTATGA
- a CDS encoding AIM24 family protein has protein sequence MQILNLENQVRQISARLGNFSIIEYVTDASVSPSNATTEYFMSKMGVRRRQLVINMNGNNSAIIQSGAMQWTAGNVQASSGVKGVGDFFGKMVKGAVTKESAVKPEYVGQGVLVLEPTYKHILLFDIGKWGPAGMTIEDGMFYACDGTVQNKLVARTNLSSAALGGEGMFNLSLVGNGIAALESNVPINELIEVQLDNDELKIDGNLAVCWSSNLNFTVEKSSKSLMGSAVSGEGLVNVYRGTGRVLMSPVAITSSMYSASNS, from the coding sequence ATGCAAATTCTAAACTTAGAAAATCAGGTCAGACAAATTTCCGCTCGTTTGGGAAACTTCAGTATTATTGAATATGTTACAGACGCAAGTGTTTCTCCAAGCAATGCCACAACAGAGTATTTTATGAGTAAGATGGGCGTGCGGCGCAGACAGCTTGTCATCAATATGAACGGAAATAATTCCGCCATAATACAGTCCGGTGCAATGCAGTGGACTGCCGGAAATGTGCAGGCAAGCTCCGGAGTTAAAGGCGTTGGTGACTTTTTCGGTAAAATGGTTAAAGGAGCGGTTACAAAAGAATCTGCTGTAAAACCCGAGTATGTAGGACAGGGTGTCCTTGTTCTGGAACCTACTTACAAACATATTCTGCTTTTTGATATCGGAAAATGGGGTCCGGCCGGAATGACCATTGAGGATGGTATGTTCTATGCCTGCGACGGAACCGTGCAAAATAAACTTGTAGCAAGAACTAATCTTTCCTCTGCCGCATTAGGCGGAGAAGGCATGTTTAACCTTAGCCTTGTAGGTAACGGTATCGCTGCCCTTGAAAGTAATGTTCCAATAAATGAGCTGATCGAAGTACAGCTTGACAATGATGAATTAAAAATTGATGGAAACCTTGCAGTATGCTGGTCAAGCAATCTTAACTTCACGGTAGAAAAATCATCCAAAAGCCTTATGGGTTCAGCAGTCAGCGGCGAGGGTCTCGTAAATGTTTACCGCGGCACAGGAAGAGTTTTAATGTCACCTGTTGCAATTACAAGTTCAATGTATTCCGCATCTAACAGTTAA
- a CDS encoding carboxypeptidase regulatory-like domain-containing protein — MQRKFLRRSLAVLLSATMVFGQAALTLAEDDVVVLEEYDDSEEVSTQATGDVSINAIDASLDMDKSSYDNGDDITGTLKIKNNNPLAVDVTITDTLPSGYAIKSKSKSSLTIAANEEESITIVYEDTDAIPTYVAKQKFNISSYFTERGVTGIKKYEVSDKKIAKVSKKGKVKVKKTGTVTITPILKTGSKSDVTATLNVEKPVPAKNVQMTAHSTKNGIELFSGITKAKPSSWTSSKTSVATVDSTTGLITAVGEGKTKITAIFGEGKDAAKYKIKIKVTGSGSSGSSTAGTSSTVESVESVETASISQNTVTVSKNVIADGETVKFIEHVAYKYSINSSGSVSSDLFTNSAVTLVGSPATSSRTIKAGETKDVDFSVQVLSQENVDSLDLVDEHGNTVGELTDDDGDGKFTGTVELSQSSRGEKSYHAVYGDGDGSVESDPTDIYFYTEIPDAEKTKASNAITNLGGVTTASAAVTAIESAGIASNNIEKLDNGSVVFTTDNGITGIWENIDSSEKGSVNSDEDTEIKAANEAEEESSSVFTESDLGEENNNGSDTEEGVVDLDDISESAENSSLDVQAGSGVLVARPFRGSQFQYDNFIEAGEKLGSVTDLQDTDADLDTFKSFESYSDILVDSHGTIDQDGNPYLVTGEIFDFNTANDEFYADYQAGRIVVCSDGNIAVGAKWFDANYESDSLSGTRIFLGTCYSSADDEIIPKTLVAKGAQAVYGYDDTVSVTYCNDTLDAVTDELANNVTPSVAYDKAVESCGGSDPDVPETDFLFEGPTGGYRITGNVTSDNGSTISNVYVNVINTEINSYTRIHATNGQFSAAVPEGTYNVEVWAYGYYMHETEGVVISETENTGNLGNIYLTVAESGSSTITGKVIDASVGNDTPLQDAIVRIRRGLNNTNGSYLADEDGNTIVILTNEDGEYEFSDLPYGYYTVEAALAGYSSGYRSIVVNEAEETVENIIITQFLTDGLLSVTLTWGETPYDLDSHLVGPTPGGTTFHTWFSDLNRYEGSTLVADLDHDDTTSYGPEKTTVRANADGIYYFFVHNYSNEALLSASGAKVWLYIGDELRGTFSIPTAACSTSDIYWNVFTYNSETDTITTVNTVTAAPATGDTGYNSYNVSDTLNSYSSDSDNGELTVTSSPENFLSEESILEKDEDYIEWTKEVEKALYGNE; from the coding sequence ATGCAAAGAAAGTTTTTACGCAGATCGCTGGCAGTGTTACTTTCAGCGACAATGGTATTCGGACAGGCGGCATTAACACTGGCCGAGGATGATGTTGTAGTTCTTGAAGAATATGATGACAGCGAAGAGGTCTCCACCCAGGCCACAGGTGATGTCAGCATAAATGCAATCGATGCTTCACTCGACATGGATAAATCAAGCTACGACAATGGTGATGATATCACCGGAACTCTTAAGATCAAAAACAATAACCCACTTGCAGTCGATGTGACTATAACAGATACACTGCCAAGCGGATACGCGATCAAATCCAAGAGTAAGAGTTCTCTTACTATCGCCGCAAATGAAGAGGAATCAATAACTATCGTCTACGAGGATACTGATGCGATACCGACTTATGTAGCAAAGCAGAAATTCAATATTTCTTCGTATTTTACGGAGCGCGGTGTTACAGGTATCAAAAAATACGAAGTCAGTGACAAAAAAATTGCAAAAGTATCCAAAAAGGGTAAGGTAAAGGTTAAGAAAACCGGTACTGTTACTATTACACCAATTCTTAAGACTGGCTCTAAATCCGATGTTACAGCTACTTTGAATGTCGAAAAACCTGTTCCTGCAAAGAATGTTCAAATGACTGCTCATTCTACAAAAAACGGCATTGAACTCTTCTCCGGGATCACCAAGGCAAAGCCCAGCAGCTGGACAAGCTCTAAGACTTCTGTTGCAACAGTTGATTCAACTACAGGACTTATAACAGCTGTTGGTGAAGGAAAGACTAAAATAACTGCTATTTTCGGTGAAGGAAAAGATGCAGCCAAATATAAGATAAAAATAAAGGTTACAGGTTCAGGAAGCTCAGGCTCATCTACAGCGGGAACAAGCTCAACTGTTGAATCTGTAGAATCTGTAGAAACAGCCTCAATAAGCCAGAATACAGTTACTGTCAGCAAGAATGTTATAGCCGATGGCGAAACTGTAAAATTCATTGAGCATGTTGCTTATAAATACAGTATCAATAGCAGTGGTTCTGTATCCAGCGATCTTTTCACTAATTCTGCAGTTACATTGGTTGGTAGTCCGGCCACCAGCAGCAGAACAATAAAAGCAGGCGAAACAAAAGATGTAGATTTCAGCGTACAGGTTCTCTCACAGGAAAACGTTGACAGCCTCGACCTTGTTGACGAGCACGGAAACACGGTAGGTGAACTTACCGATGACGATGGTGACGGCAAATTTACAGGCACTGTTGAACTCAGCCAAAGCTCAAGGGGTGAAAAGAGCTACCATGCTGTATATGGTGATGGCGATGGCAGTGTAGAATCCGATCCAACTGATATTTACTTCTATACAGAGATACCTGATGCGGAGAAAACAAAGGCCTCAAACGCTATCACAAATCTTGGAGGTGTAACAACAGCTTCGGCCGCTGTTACAGCGATTGAAAGCGCAGGTATAGCTTCTAATAATATCGAAAAGCTTGATAACGGCTCTGTTGTATTTACAACCGACAATGGAATAACCGGTATCTGGGAGAATATTGACAGCAGTGAAAAAGGTTCTGTTAACTCAGATGAAGATACCGAGATCAAGGCAGCCAATGAAGCTGAAGAGGAAAGTTCTTCTGTCTTTACAGAATCTGATCTTGGTGAAGAGAACAACAATGGCTCAGACACTGAAGAAGGCGTTGTAGACCTTGATGATATTTCCGAATCAGCTGAAAATTCATCATTGGATGTTCAGGCAGGAAGCGGTGTACTTGTTGCCAGACCTTTCCGCGGAAGTCAGTTCCAGTACGATAATTTCATCGAAGCAGGCGAAAAACTTGGAAGCGTTACAGACTTACAGGATACAGATGCAGATCTTGATACATTTAAGTCTTTTGAAAGCTACAGTGATATACTTGTCGACTCACACGGAACAATCGATCAGGATGGTAATCCATATCTCGTTACAGGAGAAATATTTGACTTTAATACTGCAAATGATGAATTTTATGCAGACTATCAGGCCGGCAGAATAGTTGTTTGCAGCGACGGCAATATCGCAGTAGGTGCTAAATGGTTCGATGCCAACTATGAGTCTGACTCTCTCAGCGGTACACGCATATTCCTTGGTACCTGCTACAGCAGTGCTGACGATGAGATAATTCCTAAGACACTGGTAGCAAAAGGAGCCCAAGCTGTTTATGGTTATGATGACACAGTATCTGTAACTTACTGTAATGATACTCTTGATGCAGTTACAGACGAGCTTGCAAATAATGTTACACCGTCAGTGGCTTACGATAAAGCCGTAGAATCCTGCGGTGGAAGCGATCCTGATGTTCCGGAGACCGATTTCCTTTTTGAAGGTCCGACCGGAGGCTACCGTATTACAGGAAATGTAACTAGTGATAATGGATCTACAATTTCCAATGTATATGTAAATGTTATCAATACTGAAATTAACTCTTATACCCGTATTCATGCCACAAATGGTCAGTTCAGCGCAGCTGTTCCTGAAGGAACCTACAATGTCGAAGTATGGGCTTATGGCTATTACATGCACGAGACTGAAGGCGTAGTTATTTCAGAGACTGAAAATACCGGAAACCTCGGAAATATTTATCTTACAGTTGCTGAAAGCGGAAGCTCAACAATTACCGGTAAGGTAATAGATGCATCAGTAGGAAACGATACTCCGCTTCAGGATGCTATTGTAAGAATCCGCAGAGGTCTCAACAATACCAACGGAAGCTATCTTGCAGACGAAGATGGAAACACTATAGTAATCCTCACAAATGAAGACGGCGAATATGAATTCAGTGATCTTCCTTATGGATACTATACTGTAGAAGCAGCACTTGCAGGATATTCATCAGGATACAGAAGCATTGTTGTAAATGAGGCAGAAGAAACTGTTGAGAATATTATCATCACACAGTTCTTAACAGATGGTCTCCTGAGTGTTACCCTCACCTGGGGAGAAACTCCTTACGACCTTGATTCACACCTTGTCGGGCCAACACCCGGAGGAACTACATTCCACACATGGTTCAGCGATCTTAACCGCTATGAGGGCAGCACTCTTGTAGCAGACCTCGACCATGACGATACCACTAGCTATGGTCCTGAGAAGACTACCGTAAGAGCCAACGCGGACGGAATTTATTATTTCTTTGTTCACAATTACTCAAATGAAGCTCTTTTATCTGCATCAGGTGCTAAAGTATGGCTTTACATTGGTGACGAACTTAGAGGCACTTTCTCTATTCCGACTGCTGCATGCAGCACAAGCGATATCTACTGGAATGTATTTACCTATAACTCAGAAACTGATACTATCACAACAGTAAATACCGTAACAGCTGCTCCTGCAACCGGAGATACCGGATATAATTCATACAATGTAAGCGATACTCTTAACAGTTACAGTTCTGACAGTGACAACGGAGAACTTACAGTTACAAGTTCACCTGAAAACTTCCTGTCCGAAGAATCAATTCTTGAAAAGGATGAAGATTATATCGAGTGGACAAAAGAAGTAGAAAAAGCACTTTACGGTAATGAGTAA
- a CDS encoding SPASM domain-containing protein, which yields MKSYIHLLYVPTMACNMACKYCYLEDETKDLKTGHSPIETLKYAVEKCREEEIIPFNISLHGGEVTCLDPKDFREITGYISEYYDKNGGLLTGAGFRVGQPHIKTNLLDLDRHMDAIREYGVSVSGSIDLPLSLHRKYRVGKDGKDTLDKILANAELLRELPNHKKVSATIFREHLECIDEIIEDIWYLHKNTCLDMTDFNFMIGFENSAGILHALTEEEQLEFFHRIRDAFMGTEIEEGLKGAWFREFGPDYCTNSVNCGGKFYLLERNGDIYSCVRGQKNPDFYYGNIYEESMSRIMERGAEKIRAVHESCGFDEECGNCGYLYLCRTGCPFVKRQQKRAKSYTCLLQKELYELWEIPAHNYPRPDALDYVCEMHPERIEDYALARIPNGIPDLRTIIREDPKLKYIYDPSVFILNIDGNDFNLESQIIKKVRSFTFITPESKVLLYAKKGIFDEECSYPENNAIYIQLLTGDTIVYGDEGRTKQRHIANEMIYKQVAEEEESDREGYIKIDISDFLRRYGKYLSKEQENNIFFTTTSLRDYHYTKQKNNAFYHIQAADLPFQNIEFCYLTLEEKI from the coding sequence ATGAAGAGTTATATACATTTACTCTATGTCCCGACAATGGCCTGCAATATGGCTTGTAAATACTGCTATTTAGAGGATGAGACAAAAGATCTTAAGACCGGACATAGTCCGATCGAAACGCTTAAATATGCAGTTGAAAAATGCCGCGAGGAGGAGATCATTCCCTTTAATATCTCACTTCACGGAGGTGAGGTCACCTGCTTAGATCCTAAGGATTTTAGGGAAATCACGGGATATATTTCGGAATATTATGACAAAAACGGCGGACTTTTGACAGGTGCCGGATTTCGCGTGGGGCAGCCACATATAAAGACTAATCTGCTGGATTTAGACCGTCACATGGACGCAATCCGCGAATATGGAGTTTCGGTAAGCGGAAGCATTGATCTGCCGCTTTCACTTCATCGGAAATACCGCGTAGGAAAAGACGGAAAGGATACACTTGATAAAATCCTTGCAAATGCGGAGCTTTTAAGAGAACTGCCTAATCACAAAAAAGTTTCGGCAACTATTTTCAGAGAACATCTGGAATGCATTGACGAGATCATAGAGGACATATGGTATCTGCATAAAAATACCTGTCTCGATATGACAGATTTTAATTTCATGATAGGTTTCGAAAACAGTGCAGGGATTCTGCATGCGCTTACAGAGGAAGAACAGCTTGAATTTTTCCATCGCATCCGGGATGCCTTTATGGGAACAGAAATTGAGGAAGGATTAAAGGGAGCCTGGTTTAGAGAATTTGGACCGGATTATTGTACTAATTCCGTCAATTGCGGAGGAAAATTTTATTTACTCGAAAGAAACGGAGATATTTATTCCTGCGTGAGAGGGCAGAAAAATCCTGATTTTTATTATGGAAATATCTACGAAGAGAGCATGAGCCGGATAATGGAGCGCGGGGCTGAAAAGATACGCGCAGTCCACGAATCCTGCGGCTTTGATGAGGAATGCGGAAACTGCGGATATTTATATCTTTGCAGGACAGGATGTCCTTTTGTAAAAAGGCAGCAGAAAAGAGCGAAGAGCTATACCTGTCTTTTGCAGAAGGAATTATATGAGCTCTGGGAGATACCGGCGCATAATTATCCAAGACCCGATGCGCTCGACTATGTCTGTGAAATGCACCCGGAAAGAATAGAAGATTATGCACTTGCGCGGATCCCGAATGGGATACCGGATCTGAGGACTATTATACGTGAGGATCCGAAGCTTAAATATATTTATGATCCTTCGGTATTTATCCTGAATATAGACGGTAATGATTTTAATTTAGAGTCACAGATAATAAAAAAGGTTCGTTCTTTTACTTTTATAACGCCTGAGAGTAAGGTTCTGCTTTATGCTAAAAAAGGCATTTTTGATGAGGAATGTAGTTATCCCGAAAATAATGCCATTTATATACAGCTGCTGACCGGAGATACTATAGTTTACGGAGATGAAGGCAGGACAAAGCAGAGGCATATCGCAAATGAAATGATATATAAACAGGTCGCAGAAGAGGAAGAATCTGACAGAGAGGGATATATAAAAATCGATATTTCAGATTTTTTAAGGCGATATGGAAAATATCTTTCGAAAGAACAGGAGAATAATATTTTCTTTACGACGACATCACTCAGGGATTATCATTACACAAAACAGAAAAACAATGCGTTTTATCACATACAGGCAGCGGATCTGCCATTTCAGAACATTGAGTTTTGTTATTTGACATTGGAGGAAAAAATATGA
- a CDS encoding leucine-rich repeat domain-containing protein, translated as MKEPVIANPLDQTEKQQIFENIAETDLEKDLLKKYIDFFIKKNKLGGYETEAISKRKLIASIVLAVAVFLEIVYHALYHKGIVFFFIFLEIIFYFIFFRSQSLKRYLVREVIRRPEDNLDNILISQVSGAKSASVNRIFSTLPLIIAAAAAIMIFMHPHMIYEKNSDGGYSLRYYTKALIPEEEVIIPDSYNGELVTEIRGSAFVDMDDIKYVYIPTYVTEIRGSTFENCSSLEEVDLPEGITRIGGHAFCDCPNLSIIFIPSTIQEIGSSAFRRCYSLEYVEIPEDAMVSERAFKESPTEIYYY; from the coding sequence ATGAAAGAACCGGTTATTGCAAATCCGCTTGATCAGACAGAAAAGCAGCAGATTTTTGAAAATATTGCTGAAACAGATTTGGAGAAAGATCTGCTTAAAAAATATATAGATTTTTTTATAAAGAAAAATAAACTTGGCGGTTATGAGACAGAAGCTATCAGCAAGAGAAAGCTGATCGCTTCTATAGTTCTTGCTGTCGCAGTTTTTCTCGAGATAGTCTATCACGCCCTTTATCACAAGGGAATAGTTTTCTTCTTCATCTTTTTGGAAATTATTTTTTATTTTATATTTTTCAGGAGCCAGAGTCTGAAGCGTTATCTTGTCCGTGAGGTGATCCGCAGGCCGGAGGACAATCTCGACAACATTCTTATAAGTCAGGTCAGCGGAGCTAAAAGTGCCTCGGTAAACAGGATCTTTTCAACGCTGCCGCTTATCATTGCAGCGGCTGCGGCGATAATGATCTTTATGCATCCGCATATGATATATGAAAAAAATTCGGACGGTGGATATTCACTTCGTTATTATACAAAGGCGCTTATACCGGAGGAAGAGGTCATAATCCCGGACAGCTACAATGGGGAGCTCGTTACCGAAATACGCGGAAGTGCCTTTGTCGACATGGATGATATTAAATATGTTTACATCCCGACCTATGTCACAGAGATACGTGGTTCGACTTTTGAGAACTGCAGCAGTCTTGAAGAAGTTGATCTTCCAGAAGGGATTACCAGGATCGGAGGGCATGCATTTTGCGACTGTCCTAATCTTAGTATAATATTTATCCCTTCTACGATACAGGAGATCGGGAGTTCAGCTTTCAGAAGATGTTATTCTCTTGAATATGTGGAGATCCCGGAGGATGCCATGGTAAGTGAAAGGGCATTCAAGGAAAGCCCGACCGAAATATATTATTATTGA
- a CDS encoding YitT family protein: MKKLSLIKEILILTLATVIIGAAVFFFLMPSHASVSSISGLSIVLTNFVPLPVSAITMILNIVLLVIGFITCGPEFGYKTVYTSILLPLVLALFEKLFPDFQSFTGDAALDVLCYIFVVSIGLAILFNRNASSGGLDIVAKILNKYLRIDLGKAMSGAGLCVAMSSILVYDTKTLILSLLGTYFNGMILDHFIFDQKLKRRVCIVSPFEKEIRNFILNELHSGASIYKVIGAYRMQEHNEIITIVDKNEFQKLMAYIDKIDPQAFVTVYKVSDMQYISKDMPERVF, encoded by the coding sequence ATGAAAAAATTATCACTTATAAAAGAAATCCTTATTCTCACGCTGGCTACAGTTATAATCGGGGCAGCGGTTTTCTTTTTTCTGATGCCGAGCCATGCATCGGTCAGCAGCATTTCGGGACTTTCGATCGTTCTGACAAATTTCGTGCCGCTTCCGGTTTCGGCGATCACGATGATATTAAACATAGTTCTTTTGGTGATCGGATTTATAACCTGCGGACCTGAATTCGGATATAAGACTGTATATACCTCGATCCTGCTTCCGCTGGTATTGGCATTATTTGAAAAATTATTTCCGGATTTCCAATCTTTTACGGGAGATGCGGCGCTGGATGTACTTTGCTATATATTTGTTGTAAGTATCGGTCTTGCGATACTTTTTAACAGAAATGCTTCTTCGGGAGGACTGGATATCGTAGCAAAGATCCTGAATAAATATCTGAGGATAGATCTGGGAAAAGCCATGTCAGGCGCAGGCTTATGTGTGGCGATGTCTTCAATCCTGGTTTATGACACCAAGACCTTGATATTGAGCTTACTCGGAACCTATTTTAACGGAATGATCCTCGATCATTTTATATTCGATCAGAAGCTCAAGCGAAGAGTCTGCATAGTATCACCTTTTGAAAAGGAAATCCGAAACTTCATCTTAAATGAACTGCACAGCGGAGCCAGCATTTACAAGGTGATAGGCGCCTATCGCATGCAGGAGCACAATGAGATCATCACGATCGTTGATAAAAACGAGTTTCAGAAGCTGATGGCCTACATCGATAAGATCGATCCCCAGGCATTTGTCACTGTCTACAAGGTAAGCGACATGCAGTATATCTCAAAGGATATGCCGGAGAGGGTATTCTGA
- a CDS encoding helix-turn-helix transcriptional regulator — MTLNFFEMELMRSPETVENDEGDSAYQRERLMQVYAQEKLMIDYISKENYYDAVSVIRKSNAQGLEARTDNNLRDVKNYSIVFNTICSLVRNARPAVYSPLVQEMIDLTEAAFSEELTLKDIAEKLNHSSNYLSMKFKKETGKTFSEFLLEIRLRYAKELLSGTNLPIAAVAEESGIPDNNYFSRIFRQREKLTPREYRKEKQKENLG, encoded by the coding sequence ATGACTTTAAATTTTTTTGAGATGGAATTAATGCGGAGTCCGGAAACTGTTGAAAACGATGAGGGGGACAGTGCTTACCAGAGAGAGCGTCTGATGCAGGTTTATGCGCAGGAAAAATTAATGATAGATTATATTTCAAAGGAAAATTATTATGACGCTGTTTCAGTAATAAGAAAATCAAATGCTCAGGGACTGGAGGCGAGGACGGACAATAATTTAAGAGACGTAAAAAACTACAGCATAGTGTTTAATACTATCTGCAGTCTAGTACGAAATGCACGTCCTGCTGTTTATTCACCGTTGGTGCAGGAAATGATCGATTTGACAGAAGCGGCTTTTTCGGAGGAACTCACACTTAAAGATATTGCTGAAAAATTAAATCACAGCTCAAATTATCTATCAATGAAATTTAAGAAGGAAACAGGAAAGACTTTTTCGGAATTTCTATTGGAGATACGGCTTAGATATGCAAAAGAACTTTTATCGGGTACAAATCTGCCGATAGCAGCTGTTGCGGAGGAATCCGGTATCCCTGATAATAATTATTTTTCCAGGATCTTTCGACAAAGAGAAAAGCTCACACCAAGAGAATATCGTAAGGAAAAGCAGAAAGAGAATTTAGGCTGA
- a CDS encoding flavin reductase translates to MNTKAMYKLSYGLFVCTAVRGDKMNGCITNTAIQVASDPNRISIAVNKANYTHDMIKETKACNISVISQDAKFDLFKHFGFQSGRDVNKFDSSYPESDYKIAENGIPYIVNGTNAYFSLKVESEVDLGSHTLFICEPIFMDVLSDTSSATYEYYQNNIKPKPEKVGTTPKGETVWRCLICGYEYVGEDMPDDFICPICKHGKEDFEKIIR, encoded by the coding sequence ATGAACACAAAGGCAATGTATAAACTCTCTTATGGACTTTTTGTATGTACGGCAGTAAGAGGGGACAAGATGAATGGCTGCATTACAAATACAGCAATTCAGGTAGCATCTGATCCAAACAGGATCTCGATCGCGGTCAACAAGGCAAACTACACGCATGATATGATCAAAGAGACAAAGGCGTGCAATATTTCCGTTATCAGTCAGGATGCGAAATTTGATCTCTTTAAGCATTTCGGTTTCCAGTCGGGAAGAGATGTCAATAAATTTGACTCTTCTTATCCGGAGTCAGATTATAAGATCGCAGAGAACGGAATCCCCTATATTGTAAATGGAACAAATGCTTATTTTTCATTAAAGGTGGAAAGTGAAGTGGATCTTGGATCACACACTCTCTTTATCTGCGAACCAATCTTTATGGATGTCCTTTCGGATACATCCTCGGCAACATATGAATATTATCAGAATAATATAAAACCGAAGCCTGAAAAAGTTGGAACTACTCCAAAGGGAGAAACAGTATGGCGCTGCCTTATCTGCGGCTACGAATACGTAGGAGAGGATATGCCCGATGACTTCATCTGCCCTATCTGCAAACATGGAAAAGAAGATTTTGAGAAGATAATAAGGTGA
- a CDS encoding zinc-ribbon domain-containing protein, protein MISDKVHEKRLLKKDVVIVTDYYDNGSAKERSSDHSRADDVKSGVILAKKYYMHGKLLHQETEFNPGMLYSFIFPKTDDGKVQCPNCGGTGEDAVFSDGCPYCGAFYNMEYQSELLGGREHSDYVVQERKNLLFPLILIMLVCMSVGSFITVTTGRTSTIFDYGKGALIGAIVGGIIYLIYAASKSKSALTSKEIRKKYEQDLVMTRFKNDLSANGLTMSSFANNLNLGLRDYYFGSESEETKNIIDFDVLDYRGQNLIRQDGKVLVSTDLSIRLMSGDGEKIRSEETVKRVRMVKSDKAGTQQKAGLNITKCPYCGASIDLTERKCSYCGTPFLYERPLNIDSVT, encoded by the coding sequence ATGATCAGCGATAAGGTTCATGAAAAACGGCTGCTTAAAAAAGATGTCGTTATAGTCACTGACTATTATGATAATGGCAGTGCGAAGGAGCGGAGCAGCGATCACAGCAGGGCTGATGATGTAAAGTCCGGAGTTATCCTTGCTAAGAAATATTATATGCATGGGAAACTTCTCCATCAGGAGACTGAGTTTAATCCGGGAATGCTTTATTCATTTATTTTCCCAAAAACGGACGACGGAAAAGTGCAGTGTCCGAATTGCGGAGGAACAGGAGAAGATGCAGTTTTTTCAGACGGCTGCCCCTATTGCGGAGCCTTTTACAATATGGAGTATCAGTCGGAACTTTTAGGAGGCAGGGAACACAGCGATTATGTTGTTCAGGAGAGAAAAAATCTGCTTTTCCCATTGATCCTTATAATGCTGGTTTGTATGTCAGTAGGAAGCTTTATTACAGTAACCACGGGTCGTACAAGCACGATTTTTGACTATGGAAAGGGAGCTCTTATAGGTGCTATAGTCGGTGGGATAATTTATCTGATCTATGCCGCGAGCAAGTCAAAGTCTGCACTGACATCAAAAGAGATAAGAAAAAAATATGAGCAGGATCTGGTGATGACAAGATTTAAGAATGACCTTAGTGCAAACGGACTTACAATGAGCAGTTTTGCCAATAACCTGAATCTTGGATTAAGGGATTATTATTTTGGATCGGAATCTGAGGAGACAAAAAATATCATTGATTTTGATGTGTTGGATTATCGCGGACAGAACCTTATAAGACAGGATGGAAAGGTGCTTGTTTCTACAGATCTTTCGATCAGGCTGATGAGTGGGGACGGAGAAAAGATCAGGTCTGAGGAGACTGTAAAGCGTGTCCGTATGGTTAAGAGTGATAAGGCAGGAACGCAGCAGAAGGCGGGACTCAACATAACAAAATGCCCCTATTGCGGAGCCAGTATAGATCTTACAGAAAGAAAATGCTCTTATTGCGGGACTCCGTTTTTATACGAAAGACCACTTAATATTGACAGCGTGACATGA